The genomic segment AGAACAATCAATTCCTTGCACACCAAGGACGGCTCAAGCTTGTAAGAAGATTCCCGTTACAGTAATCACCTCTGTCAAGCATTCTAAGGTAAAGATTTACATATTTGAAACTTATTTCACTCTCAAGTACACAAATTATTGCCTGTGTTGGTGTCCAAAGCATCGATCCAGCACGACTAGATAGTGACCGATCTCATTCAAGCTTGATCTGTTAGGAAACTATCAAACTGAGTTTACTGGTACTTGTTTGTTGATTTGTAGCATTCAAATGGAAGAAAGATGATCAATGAGTAtgtaaaagaaaggaagatCAACCAAGGAAGCTATGGTAGAGTGGTAAGCATGTAAACAACATATAAATTCCTTGTATTCTACTCTGTGTCTGTTTAACAGTAAGGTAATAGTGTATTTGGTTCAGGTTCTTTATCGAAACAGTAACGATGGAATCCCATATGCTATTAAGGTAAATACACCTAGTTATAATGATTACTTGTTTTAATTATCCATAATTTTACTCCTCCAAGCATAACTATGATTGAAAAGGGAAATTAACCTCAAAACAGCGTCGATGCACTCGTCTTCTCTTGAATTCATTGCTATGGATTTCACTCTTTGTTAGTCCAGAATTTCTGTCCTGTGAACCACCAACTACCTAGAAAGTTTTGTGAATCCAAACGAAGCAATATTGAACAAGATTAGCCATGCATgcttaaaaatcataattctttGGCGTTATCTTGACGGATATTACGTAAATCAAGATGGTACCAGGGGTGACGCAGTTGAAGTTAAAGAATAGGAATTAAAGAAAGTCAAAATTTTTAGAAGAATGGATGGCATATACGAACATAATttgcaattttattattcaataattctCTTATAATAATTCTAATAATATGGATTATGCCTTTTAATcggtattaattttttataagataagaataattaaaaatctaattcaaatataaaaataacataaaaatcaaaaatcaagttagaaatccaaaattaattagaaaaataatgaaaatactaaaaacaacaaGTCAATAGTCTTCCTGACCGCAGTTGATTATAGCAAACCCATTAtagaagaaagataaaatttgaatccaatataaaatctaaaattataaattttctatCAGACTTGGCATTATAACTAGCTAGCTAGATATATATCTCCTCGATCCTGGACCTATACATATCTGCTAACTATCCACatatacaaatataataaatccaTTTCAGATTAATCAAAACCTCCTGCATCAAGGAGGAGTGAAATAACTTGGTATTACTCATTGATCATACAGCCAGGTTCCATAGCCTTGGTCCTGCACTATGGTGCTTGGATTGGTTGCTTTGATTTATCAAACAATATTAACATACCTACGTACCTTCTAAGGTTTAATCCCaccaattaattttcttaatatctTGAACCATAATGAATGATCTCTTTCTGTAACTGCACATTCATATATGATCACCATGATTAATATCATTCCATCGTTATTGTAGGTTGTTTGTAAGTCTCGTTTGCGCAAGTTGCGCATCACACAATCAGAAACAGCCATGACTGATGTTCTCAGAGAAGTAAGAACTCGTTTCTCATTAatgtatttctttgtttttatgtatGCTCAAACTCAAGGCTTGCCGTTTCTTTGATCATGCTGTTATGTtgttttattctctcttttttcttagtAAGGTTATTTAGGATTCCATCTACTGTGATTCCACATCTTGCACTACTTTCTTGAAGCAGGCTAAAAGCTCTATGAGTTGTAATAATTCAGATATCTATATTCAGTTCTCATCAGCGGTTCCTCTAGATTCTCAAGAACATGTTCTGGATTTGTTGCATAAAGATTTTCTCTAGACGCAAGTACCTTATCTGGTGAGAATTTTCTTGCCTGGCACGGTCCAGTTTTTGACAAATTCTGATTGTGGATAGAGCTGCTCACTCTGTCTCATACAAGAACAACTAGCCCCAATATGCAATCTGATTGACACAAAATTTCCCAGAAGAATATTGtgttttttggaaaaatataatGGTTGGCCATTTGATGCATTCTGAATAGGTCTATTAGTCTTCGGAAACTGTGGAACATTTTATCACCAACTCCATATTCTTGGTTGCGCCATGTCCATATTATAGTAAGGAAGTTGATGGTTGAAATGTGCGTTTCTTGCAGGTTTCCATATTGAAAACATTGGAACATCCAAACATAATCAACCTAGTTGAGGTGATTGATGACCAAAAATCTGATTATATGTATATGGGTATGGATAGCCTCTTCCATATGTTTTGAaagcatgtttttaaaaaatcttacaaGGACTATTGTTTTGATGCACTTCTATCTCTCTTTTGGCACATGGTTGTTATCATCTAGTTCTTGAATACGTGGAAAGCAGTTGTATGAGCAACATTTCGGAGACGAAAGGACAGATTGATGAAACAACTGCAAGAAGATATTTCAAGGATGTAATTGCTGGCCTCATTTATTTGCATCACCATGTAAGTTGCCAATATCTTGAAGCCGTTTCACTTTGTAGAAAAAGTTGAATCTTTCTCCCTTATTTGTAGCAGAACATCGTGCATGGTGATATTAAGCCAGAAAATCTTTTGGTCACTACAAGTGGAAGGGTGAAGATAGTTGATTTCAGCTTTGGCCATGCCTTTGAGGTATATAATGCTATTCATTATGACTCATCTACTAATCTATTAatgattcttcttcttgttgttgtttttgttataaaatcaATGGTTTCACAGGTCAAGAACTCTACTAAATCTTCTCTACAAATTTCCACTTTGACTCCTTCAAACTGTGAATTTAAGCTTCTTCTGCAGACCTACCAAACTCATCTTATTTAGGAATTCTAATTTTCAGGATGACAATGATGGGTTATTGAGATGTCCTGGAACTCCAGCTTTCACAGCACCTGAGTGCTGTTCAGGTACATTCATTATAATTTCCATGAACCCTAAGGTTGCATTTGGGTTTGTATCTCATGACATAAcggatatatataaaagagatagAAAAGTGTTTGATTGAAGAAACACAGATAAaactacaaaataaatttatttttaaaacagttttaaattaagtttatattttcaaaataaaaattacaagaagACGTATTCCTTCTATCTTCATGAATTTTATTCTGAAACATACAGTAACTAAACTCCATGTAAGGGTTCTCTATCTAAGGGTTCGTTTGTCAGCAGAAGTGGTTACGACCTACGATCATCGCCTATCGTTATGTCTAGAATGCATATGAAAATCATATTGGAAACAACTTTTTCACATACTTCCAGAATCCAGAATTTCAGTAGCTAGTCCATGAATGTGAAATGACATAAATAAGTTATTTATGTTCCATGAAAAGAAGCATAGTCCAATACTGtggaattaattataaataagaatTCTTGGATTATACCAGATACAGTTTACCATGGGAAAGCTGCTGATACATGGGCTGTTGGTGTTACCTTATATTTTATGGTGGTGGGCTGCTGCCCTTTTCTTGCCGATAGTGCACCTGAAACTTATGACAAGGTAATTTTCACACTTTGTTTTCTTATGCGTGTGTGTTTATCTTTAATGTCTATTAAACTGTTAGAAATCTTGTGACAGATTGTTAATGGTCCCTTGTCACTCCCAGAAGAATTAAATCCTGACCTCAAAGATCTGCTCCAAGGCCTTCTCTGTAAAGGTAATGTATCCCTACAATTTTACTAGTCTACTTTTGATAAAGAGCTATGAAAATACTGGGAAGTACCAAGTTTCCTGCTGCCTATTTTGAATGAATTTGCAAGAATTTCTACTAGCCATGAAATGTCGGAACTTGCCAATTTATTATCTCCTCTTGCTATCCTGTTATATACAGATCCAACCCAAAGAATTACCTTGAATGGTGCAGCTGAGCATCCATGGATGGTCAAAGAGGGAGGTCCAGTCCCTATAAACTGCATTTAAAGCTGCAGGAAGAGTAGATGACACAGCGTAAAGGGCCCAAGCAAATATCAGTTCAAAATTCTAGtagatttattaaattattcaatttaaaaaagaaatccatgATTATAGCATTTTCTAATAGAACTAATTACATAAATTTCAATGATATTTTCAACTCGCTAAAGTCAAGATCTAATCATCAAAGATGGAATCTTGGGTGAATGATCTCGAACCCCTTGATAATGGTGATGGCTCACTGCTGCCTAGTGGCATGTCAGAAATAGCATCCAAGAAACCACGAATGCTAAGAGAACGAGCAGGTTTGAAACTGAATGATCTTGTCTTGTTCTTGGAGAAGATATTTGAAGAATTTGAAAGAATCGCATAAACCAAGACTTGTACAAGCACAAACATGGCCACCTTGATCAAGATTTCAGCTAATGATGCCTCTACCTCCATTACTCAAGTGAAGAAAGAAATCTAGCCTGATGATACTAGCTCGAATGTGTGATCAATCTGAATATTATGACAATGATGCTTAAGGATGCTGCTTATATAGAGAAGAACTTGAAGGGTTGCTATAGAAGCCACATTTGACTTGTGGTTGAAGCCATAGAAGTAATGAATTGACCGCACgccaagaaaattgaaaaggaagCTTCTGCCATATCCATAACTGAATGCTTTTTGGTTTCTTACAAGAAAATAAGTGGGTGCGTGTAAGAAGATACTTCCATGTGCCTTGATCGTTCTTTACTATCATTAGattataatttgtattgttACTAGGACAAaagtatgtatttaattaatattctataGCTTTTGctattacaatttaaaatttacaaataaaatacacaTTGTATTACAAAAACAAACGTTAAAACCGACCTAaagaaatgataaagaaaaggCCAAGCTAAAGGTTGAGTCCAGCTCAACTTCAATGCATGGATAGATGTGGGACCTTGAAAGAAAGACCAAAAGAACGCCATGGAAGAAGAGAGGAAGGTGACCTTGCCGAAGGTGATGAAAAATGCGACCCAGAAGAAGTTTGTGCTGTAAGCTGATTTGGCCTTGAGAAAGCATGCTAGCTGTGGCTTTTCCCTTCCGTCTACGCATTGATAATTTTTAGTTATATATAAAGTACATTGAAGGCTTAAAACGTGCGATAGTCATGCACTCTACCAAACATTTTCATGGAATGAACTTTATCGTAATAATCAATGCCATAAATGGGTACTTAAAGCTAAATACACAAAAGAAATGCATTTAATTAGATACAGAGCcatatatgtttagttaaaaacaataagaaaaagacataaaaataaatatacatctaaaataaatttatatcattttaaaataaaaattctcttttatcccaattatttttatcttttttatttcaaaacagtaGTCAAATTTTAcccaaataatttcttaaagcATATATGAGCAAGAAATCCATCCTAAGGGCAAATTTGTAAGGTGGACATGATCTTCTATATATACACCCACAATCACTAGCACACCACAAGCAGCAACATTTATTacaaacaaattgattttaaaaaagaaatcacaacttaattttcaaataaataaatgcaccCTACTACTAGTTTCACTTCAAGTCCATAAAATTTACCAATTACAAACTAAAACACACACCATACTAAATGAAAGATTATTACATGATTAGTAAGAATCACTATTAATCCACCCTCGTAAAATGAGGAGTCTCataatcattttatataataagTTTTACATAATCCATATACATGATACATGATGAGCTCTCGagcatttatgaaaaaaaaaattgaatttaaatttataaattgacCTTTCGAgcatttttatgaataaatattTAGAGCACAAATCTTTGTTAAGAACTCTCGTCGTCTAGACCAATATTGCCGTCCTTACTAACACAACAACACCATAAAGCTCTCTTTGggctaaaaccctaaaccctataACAAAAACTACAAGAAAAGCATCTTCCCGGTCCAGCGGTGGGCAGTTTTCAAACGGGCCCCAGGGCTTCATCTCTAGATTAGGGATTGATGAAAACGTGTCAAAACCCAACAAAACTCCCTGGGCCGATGGTGGGCCGTCGCCAAATGGACCTTAGTGCTTGATGAAAACAAGCCTAGAAACCCCAAAAATTAATAAGCACGTGGCCATTATTAGGTAATTCATATGCATGCGTATGTAATAAGAAGGATAACGTTTTCCCCTCATGATACGGCATAAACCTCTTCTATGGCTGTgggagaaaaggaagaagaaaatacttGTTGTTGCTCTATCCCCACCACCACAACATTAATTTACTCGTATGCTTGGAACCCTAAATCTTATCTTCTTCCCACTTGAATTCTCTTGTTatgatctctctttttttctatcaGCATTCATTGTCTTGTTTgattagtatttatttatttatttcgtttttttataaattgtttttttttgtcattacaCGGAAATCCATACTAGTTTCTTCTATATTTTGCTCTCGTAACTTATATGGCAGTGCTTAAGTTGACAAGACGTacatgaatttatatttaattattagaatttATTGTGGTTAAAAAGAGATATTCTAAACCAAggttacaaattaattaagattaataAGATTTAATCAGCATTAAGTTTTTATGTTTGTTCGAATTCATGGtcggttttctttcttttttttttctttttttcattgtgataataattttttaaaaataaaaaatattttaatatattttcaagtaaaaaaacaatttaaaaatcaatatttatcacaatatcaaatatactAGTAGATTACAGGGTAAGAtatgtgctattttttttttttgaagaattttctatcacatatatttatttgtagtgtcaaaattcaaaaacccaaatcaactctttttttctttcttgagtCTTTGACCTTTAACTCACAaaccaataaatattcaacaactCACTTATGTATAGATCCTCACCATGCTCTTACAAGACTTAGTTCAAGATTTGAGTTGACTCGAAATTTGAATATGAGATTACAAGGATTGACTTGTAGATCGGTAAATTAACCctagttttgaatttctttctaAAATCTCTATAACAATGTTGatttagaaaaaggaaaattaggtttttttttttgtttatagacTCAGAGTAACTAATGATCAGCGAGTTGTTCTACAGGGTCTTAGAGTCCTTTATCAGGCATTTAACGGTCCGATCCGAcctcaaatcaatcaaaaactCATTAAGAAACGTTGCGTGGAGGAAATGTCACCTTCCACAATGGGAAATCCAAAGCCGAAGAAAAAAGGTGCGAGCAACACAAGCAGCCACTAGTTAAATGAGACCAGGCAGGCAGGGCCGTTGATAAATATGTAaaagacaacaaaaaataatataaaataatgcaTATGCTTTCAAAGCTGTACACATATTTCCTCCCTTGCTCCTATCACCGGATAGGGCACCTGTCTTTTAATTTAACgaatgaatgaaaaatatattttgcagATTTTCTATGTTATTTTCACTTGTTATATGAGTAGTTATCAAATCCCATTCGATGAAATAATCCAATAATTCATCGACTCAGTAAAttatttcgttttttttttttatctctgtctaaattattattattttttgtttttcgtaaaagaaaagagagagagaaacatggAAGGACAGTTATTTTGGGATACATGAGTTTACCTGGCCACCCCGAGTCTAGGCTTGATAACTAGGATTTTAGACCGAATTTATACATCTCGAATCAAtacattcatgaagaaattatttcttataaatcttttttatttcttttccaacgatgaaaaaatatattatcattacCTGAGGAAACTAAATCCCTTTTTTATTCGAACAACCTACACCATTTACATGACTTGAAAAGCAAACAGACTTGCAACCTAAGATAGCACATCAAGATGGATCTTTTGACTCTTGTATGTATCATAGTTTGCTTCTAGTCAATTTTTAAGGCACGCAATTTCCGGGGCCTGAAATACTGCTTATGGTTACACGTAACCAGTTTCTTTCTTACAATTATTGGAAGGCTCAAGTGGATTGCATATTCAAGATTTTGGACTTAGTGTCTTCTTATCTGGGGTGCCACCAATATTTGGCCAGTTTGCActgcttcttctcttttttcttgccTTTGTTGGTTGTTTATCAAGTTTATGGGCTGAAATTCTCATCAGGTTGCTGCAGTTCTTGGTTAGATTttgctaattttaattttttttttgttcaatagtGTTTGGGTTACTCAAATTTTACATACATGGGTTGCTTTGAttggtatttttcaattttatgatttaCATGAACAGTTTTGGCTTCGATTGAGTGCTCAATTGCTTGTTTGGAGTCTGGGATTGTAATTCAGCCTTAGTTTTCATCTGGGTGGTTTTTGTTTTCCTGGAATTTGCTTGAAAATGTAGAATTAACTCCATGTTGGGATGTTAGATTTGCTGATAACTCTGTCTTTCCTTCCTTTCATTTTTGAAATCAAGTAATTGGATATTGCAATGATTTTTGGTATAGTCCAACTGCTTGATCAAACAATTGTTTCATCAATAGTGAAATTGAGATAGTTGTGCAAGTACCAGCAGCTATTTGACGATTCTTTTGTGACTGAAACTTGTCTTTGCTAGTTGAAGATGCATTGCTTTTTGTTCATATAAGAAGAAGCATGATGCTCATATAACAGCCATATAAGGATATATCAGTATTGCCAGGTCTTTTCAATTCCTGCTGTGTTTTAGggctttttgttgtttttcttgattctcAGTCCATGCTGCAAATCCAAGTTACTGTATAATCATTCAAGGAGGCAGATTAATCAGCATAGAATTCCCGAAAATAATAGCTTGCggaaaattgattttaagttaattatgtttaaCAGGATAGACAATTGAGAAGAGATATAGAATCTGGTTCCTTATTCAGAGATAGAGAAAAATTTTCTAGCATTGACAATTGGGAAGAGAAATATTACAAGGGCCCCAGGAGGTATCATCAGTTAGGAAGAGATCGAGTCACGCATTGCATATTTCGGATCATGATACGGGCGTATGGCAACTTCTGCTGCTGAGTTAAGAGGCTCCCATTTCAGAAAAGCTGCAACCCCTAACACTGGAAATCTGGGAAAACAATCAACTAGTAACATGCAAGACCTTCTTGACTGTCCTGTTTGCTTCACTATGATGTACCCTCCAATTTTCCAGGTATGCTCCTGCCAGAATATTATGCCAGTTGATCATAAGCATAGTACTTATAACACCAGAAATTTCCGGTTTTATATTATTGTAATGACATTTTTACTAATGTTCGGTGTATTTCAGTGTCCAAATGGCCACACTCTATGCTCACAATGCAGGGCCAGAGTAAAGAACTCTTGCCCAATTTGCCGAGGAGAGCTAGGAAATATAAGGTGCTTGGCTCTGGAAAAAATTGCTGAGTCAATAGAACTTCCTTGCATGTACCAAAGTGCGGGATGTTGTGACATATTTCCCTACTACAGCAAGCCAAAACATGAAGAGAACTGCAAATATCGTCCTTACAACTGCCCTTATGCTGGAGCTGAATGTTCTGTCACTGGTGACATTTCACTTCTCATCAAGCATCTTAAGAATGATCATAAGGTTGATATGCATGATGGATGCACCTTCAATCACAGATATGTCAAGTCTGATGCCGGAGAAATCGACAATGCCACATGGATGTTAACTGTAAGATCTctcaaaaatttatataatctgATTGTCTATGTGATTAATCTGATGGAATTACTAATGATTTGACTAATCTGAATGATGAGATTATTAACTCTTAAAACTTTCTAGGATTTCAACAACTCTTTCCCGTTTCAGTTTTTGTTTCCCCAATAAActcatttttgtatttaaaccaCAAAATTATGAGCGAAGTTATcagaaaccatgttttttttaggcATTGTTTGTTGTTCTCCGTCTTCCAACATGCTTAGGTAAAACAAATCAGTAGAGGAATAGACGTTAAACATGTTCTTCATAGTCTAATTTGTTTGGACTGCACTTTGATCTGTAAATCTTAATGGTCTCTTTCTCCAACaggtttttaattgttttggcCGACAGTTTTGCTTGCACTTTGAGACTTTTtttataggaatgtcacctgtTTACATGGCCTTCCTAAGATTCATGGGCACCGAAGACGAGGCAAGGGAATTCAGTTATAGTATTGAAGTTGGTGGTAATGGAAGAAAGCTTACATGGCAAGGAGTTCCCAGAAGTATAAGGGATAGCCATCAGAAAGTTAGAGACAGCCAAGATGGACTGATCATTCAGAGAAACTTGGCACTTTTCTTCTCCGGAGGGGATCGGCAGGAGTTAAAACTGAAAGTTTCAGGACGGATTTGGAAAGAACAGTGAGTTATAGCATAGAAACTTAATGTACTTGGGAAATAAATGGAAGATAGGAAATTTATATGCACTGTAAATGAGTAGCATAAGTTGCTCACATTTCAAGAGAATTGATTTTATCTATATTGACAGGTTCAAGTGGGTGGCTAACTTCTGAAATGGAATTCATGTTAGTTTTTTCATTCTGGGATGGTGTGAAAATTCTTGAGGGATAGGGTTATATTTATGTGCT from the Populus nigra chromosome 1, ddPopNigr1.1, whole genome shotgun sequence genome contains:
- the LOC133703449 gene encoding serine/threonine-protein kinase GRIK1-like isoform X1 — its product is MDCTSSPFSQECAGSDHSCRQDDGENIFYQKLSYRNIFVDMEEQSIPCTPRTAQACKKIPVTVITSVKHSKHSNGRKMINEYVKERKINQGSYGRVVLYRNSNDGIPYAIKVVCKSRLRKLRITQSETAMTDVLREVSILKTLEHPNIINLVEVIDDQKSDYMYMVLEYVESSCMSNISETKGQIDETTARRYFKDVIAGLIYLHHHQNIVHGDIKPENLLVTTSGRVKIVDFSFGHAFEDDNDGLLRCPGTPAFTAPECCSDTVYHGKAADTWAVGVTLYFMVVGCCPFLADSAPETYDKIVNGPLSLPEELNPDLKDLLQGLLCKDPTQRITLNGAAEHPWMVKEGGPVPINCI
- the LOC133703449 gene encoding serine/threonine-protein kinase GRIK1-like isoform X2, whose amino-acid sequence is MDCTSSPFSQECAGSDHSCRQDDGENIFYQKLSYRNIFVDMEEQSIPCTPRTAQACKKIPVTVITSVKHSKHSNGRKMINEYVKERKINQGSYGRVVLYRNSNDGIPYAIKVVCKSRLRKLRITQSETAMTDVLREVSILKTLEHPNIINLVEVIDDQKSDYMYMVLEYVESSCMSNISETKGQIDETTARRYFKDVIAGLIYLHHHNIVHGDIKPENLLVTTSGRVKIVDFSFGHAFEDDNDGLLRCPGTPAFTAPECCSDTVYHGKAADTWAVGVTLYFMVVGCCPFLADSAPETYDKIVNGPLSLPEELNPDLKDLLQGLLCKDPTQRITLNGAAEHPWMVKEGGPVPINCI
- the LOC133703449 gene encoding serine/threonine-protein kinase GRIK1-like isoform X3 — encoded protein: MDCTSSPFSQECAGSDHSCRQDDGENIFYQKLSYRNIFVDMEEQSIPCTPRTAQACKKIPVTVITSVKHSKHSNGRKMINEYVKERKINQGSYGRVVLYRNSNDGIPYAIKVVCKSRLRKLRITQSETAMTDVLREVSILKTLEHPNIINLVEVIDDQKSDYMYMVLEYVESSCMSNISETKGQIDETTARRYFKDVIAGLIYLHHHPENLLVTTSGRVKIVDFSFGHAFEDDNDGLLRCPGTPAFTAPECCSDTVYHGKAADTWAVGVTLYFMVVGCCPFLADSAPETYDKIVNGPLSLPEELNPDLKDLLQGLLCKDPTQRITLNGAAEHPWMVKEGGPVPINCI
- the LOC133692886 gene encoding E3 ubiquitin-protein ligase SINAT2-like, encoding MATSAAELRGSHFRKAATPNTGNLGKQSTSNMQDLLDCPVCFTMMYPPIFQCPNGHTLCSQCRARVKNSCPICRGELGNIRCLALEKIAESIELPCMYQSAGCCDIFPYYSKPKHEENCKYRPYNCPYAGAECSVTGDISLLIKHLKNDHKVDMHDGCTFNHRYVKSDAGEIDNATWMLTVFNCFGRQFCLHFETFFIGMSPVYMAFLRFMGTEDEAREFSYSIEVGGNGRKLTWQGVPRSIRDSHQKVRDSQDGLIIQRNLALFFSGGDRQELKLKVSGRIWKEQ